The nucleotide window TCGGTAACCTGATCAAATGCAACCCTTCAATCAAATCCCCTAATGACCGCGACGCGCTAGTGGCAGCGTTAAATACTGGTCAAATAGATATCATTGCAACAGATCACGCTCCTCATACCTGGCAAGAAAAACAAGTGCCTTACGAGCAGGCGCCAGCGGGGTTGCCGTTAGTTCAGCATGCGTTACTTACACTCTTCGATCATGTCCGTTTGGGCCATATGAGCTTGACTCAAGTAGTCGAAAAAACCGCGCACAACCCGGCCATTCGCTATGGCATTCAAGGCAGAGGCTTTATTCGCGAAGGTTACTACGCTGATTTGGTGTTAGTTGATGCTCATACCCCAACACGAGTTAGCCACGAAAACAGTTTATATCACTGTGGCTGGTCGCCTTTTGCTGGACATGAATTTTCAGCTCAAATTCAAAAGACTTGGGTCAATGGCGCGCTAGTTTATGCCAATAACAAAGTCATCGATAAACCAGCCGCAGCGATGCGTTTATCCTTCAATCGTTAAGTGGCTTACCGCACAGAAAGAACCATGAACAAACTGGAAGCATTATGTTAAGAAGAAACCCAACGGGCCATATGCCACAGGTGTCCTCAACAGCCTTTATTGATCCAACCGCGCATTTCCATGTACCACCCATGACCAATATTGGTGTTGATTTTGATTTGGATAGTATCTCAAAGGTACCACCAGAATATTCAGCTTTTTCCGAATCGGTGGTCTCTGCCAATCACGAGTTAGTGCAAGGCTATCGGAGAATAGTCAATGAACTTTAATCGCCCTCTGCTCTCGCGTGTACCGACCAATATCATTACTGGTTTTCTCGGTGTAGGAAAAACATCCGCGATTATGCACTTGATGGCGAATAAACCGAGCAACGAACGTTGGGCAGTTCTGGTCAATGAGTTTGGAGAGGTAGGCATTGATGGCAGCTTGTTACAAGGTCAGAAAACAGACCAGGATCAAGTCTTTATTCGTGAAGTTCCTGGCGGATGTATGTGCTGCGCAGCAGGCTTACCGATGCAGATCGCCCTTAATCAATTGCTGTCTGAAGCAAGACCAGATCGCTTGTTGATTGAACCTACTGGACTTGGTCATCCTAAAGAAGTGTTGCAGGTATTATCAACCGAGTATTATCGCCAAATCCTTGCTTTGCAAAAGAACATTACTCTGGTCGATGCGCGTAAGTTGTCGGATTCTAACTACACTGACCATGAAACTTTTAACCAACAAATTGCTATTGCCGACACGGTGGTGGGAAACAAACGCGATCTTTATCGAGAAGGAGACGAGCAAAAGCTTATCGATTATGTGGCAACATTGGGGTTATCGAATACAACAGTGATTTTTTCTGAACATGGCGCTATCCCTTTTGCAGAATTTGAGGGAGAGACTCGTATGAATGAGCAAAAAATGCCCTCTATTCTTCATCGTGAGCGCGAGAAAAAGTCGCTTGTTCCTGAGTTGCCTATGCCCGAGAGTGGTATTCTAAAAGCAACTAATCAGGGGGAAGGCTTCTACAGTATCGGTTGGCGTATCTCTGCCGAGAAAGTGTTCGATCATCAAAAACTGAGATTGTTGCTGCTCGACCTCAAGGTTGATCGAATGAAAGCGGTATTTATCACCGGAAGCGGTATTTTTGGTTACAACCTAACAGCAGATGGACTCGCAGAGTTTGAGTTAGACGAGTGTTCAGAAAGCCGCCTTGAACTGATTTCTTCTGCTCTAGATGACCAATTTGAAGGTAGATTACTTCAATGTTTGGAGAAGACATCATGATCGAGAAGAAAAAATTTTCCTTCTACCCTCAATGCCTAGCCTCCTAATTATGATAATGGGATTCTTTTAGAGGTGCGCTTACGGCACTTATGTCGCCTTATCGGGTTAGGGTGAGTAACCGTATTTTTTTGCCTGTACGGTTCCTCATGGGTCAGTTTAGATTTATTGCTTTAATCGTTGCTGTGCTTTGTTTTTCGGTCGCTTTGCTTCTACCAACCGCGGATAAGCCAAATCAAGAGAGTCACAGCGCTCAACTCAATCAAAGCGTTGATACGTCACAACCTCCATCATCAGAGGTGATGACTCCCTCTGATATCAGTTCGATACCGTTACCTAAACGGATACACTACATGGTCAAAGTGGGAGACTTGCTCAGTGGTATGTTCGCTCAATTGGGTATCTAAACTTCTAAGCTAGTACGAGTTCGGAAAAGGCGTTAAGAGAATGCAATTCCTTGAAATGGCAAGATTTAGATACAAAAAAAGACGTCCTGGGACGTCTTTCTTCTCGAATTTGGCTCCCCCTGCGGGACTCGAACCTGCGACATACGGATTAACAGTCCGCCGTTCTACCAACTGAACTAAGGGGGAATTGCTTTGCTTGAAAGCGGGGCAAATCTTACCGACCCCCAAATCTACTGTCAACAGTTGTAACCTACCATCTAATATGAAAAACATAAGGAATAGATAGGATTTGGCCGAAATAAGTCGGAAGGCCACGTCTTTCAACGGCTGAGGATACTATCAGCTCGAAAAAACAAAATCCACTAGAAATGAAAAAAATCTGCTGAAATTTTTCTAGTTAGCGCAAAAAATGAGAAAACGCTCAAATTGATAAAGAGCATCCGATTTGGCGTTTAAAGCTCATTTAAATGTCTGTAGCTCTCTGAACCACACGGCCTACGATGCACAACTGATCTAGCTTGTCTTTTGGTACTTCGATTGGAGCGTAATCCTTGTTGTCACTGATAAGTGTCAGTGAGCCGTCATAGCTCTTCTGGATTCTCTTGGCGTAAAGCTCATCACCTAAGCGAACCACGTATATTTTACCGTCAATAGGAGTTGTTGAATCCCTATCAACCAACAATGAGTCGTTGTCTGTAATAGTGTCGGCCATAGAGTCGCCTCTCACGAACACAACAGCACAGCGCTCTGGGTTTAATCTCTTGAACTTAAGATATTTCTTTCTAAAAGCTAGCCAGCGCTTAGGTTCTTGGTCAAATGCATCACAGCCATTACCAGCTGAAACCTGAATATGGAAGCCTGGTACTAAGCAAAACTCCTCTTCAAACACTTCCACTGGATTGATAGGAGAAGGCTTAGCTGGAGTAGCGTCAGCTGCTTTGCCATCTTGGCTGCTTTCTTTGCCTGTTGCCAACCAATCAATAGATACACCACAGGCTGAGGCTATCTTAAATGCTGTTTCTAGGTTGGGTATCGAGCCTTTAAGTATCTTTCTTAAAGCTCCTTCTGTTACTTCAGTACGCTTTGCGAACTGGCGTAAGCTTTCTTCGCCAATCAATTGTTCCAAGCGCACAGCTACCGATCCGATTCCCTCTGGTTGAATCGGATCATCGATCCGTTTTGTCATCTGAAGATCCGTTTTTAAAAATATCCAATCAAATCAAAGAGATATATTTCTTTAATAGCTAAAGATCGCATTAATTGAAACGGATGCGTACTTTGGTGTTGAAATTAACTATGGTACGCACTATTATCATTACCACAGTGCGCAGTGCGTACTGTAGTTCGTTTTAATTAAGAGTTCGCAGTGCGAACGAGAACAAGAGTGTAACTGAAAGCATGGATATAGTCACTGCAAGAGACATACATGCAGCTTTAATCCGCAAAGGTTATAGCTGTCGCAGTTGGGCTATCGAGCAGGGTTACTCGCCTAGGACGGTGCAGAAGTGTATTCAAATACATGCACCGGAATCCCAAAAGAAAATTAAGGGCAGAATTTACATGGATATTATGAAAAAGCTGTCTGAAACGATTGGGCATGATTTGGTTGGAGGTCCACATGAATAAGGAATGGTTTACTCCAACTGAGCTAGCTGGGCTGCCAGGGTTACCTAGTACCGATAGGAATGTAAGAACAAAAGCACAGAAGGAGCTATGGAAATCTCAGAAGCGTACCAAGGGTAAGGGCAGTGAATATCACATATCTTCACTACCGTTAGAAACCAGATCTTACCTGCAAAAAATGATGGTTTCTAAGTTGGCTAAGTCAGATAAAGCCACGCAAGAAGCCGTAAAAGACGTTGCATTATTCGAAGGTGGTGAAAAGCAGTCTTTTGCATCAACTCGTCAAGCGAGAATGAAGTCAGCTATTGCCTTAAATAGCTTACCTGAGTCTCAGCAGAACCGAGCTAACGCCAGAGCACGGATTGTAGAGTTGAGAGCTATGTTTCTGGAACCATTCAAACTGGCCAACAACTTAGTTGCTGGAGAGCACGAGTTCGTTAATGCATACAACAGCGGTCTGCTTGAGCTGGATAACTGGATTCTAAGAGAGGTATCCCAAGTCAGTTTCAGTACGTTGCGCCGTTGGAAAAAGCAGTTAGAGCAGGAAGGTATTGCACGTTTAGCTGGTAAGTATGAGTCCAATAAAAAATCAGGGCTTATCGAGCAACAACCAGAAATTCAGAATTACCTAATTGCGCTGATTACTAACAAGCCTCACTTAGCGAAGCGACCAAATGTGATGCACAGAATGCTAAAGGAAAAGTCGTCTGCGTTCCCGCATTGGAATATTCCCTCGGCCAGCTCTGTTTGTCGTTGGCGAGATAAGTGGCTTGCGGGTAATGGGGCGAAGTTTACCAACTTGACCAACCCCGACGCATACAACAACAAGCATCGACCTCTATACGGGAAAATGTACCCATGGATCTCAGCTCCTAACGATTGCTGGGAGTTCGATAGTACGCCAACAGACGTTCAACTAAACGTGGATGGCAAGCTGGTTAGGCACAGCATTATTGCCGCGATCGATGTCTACAGTCGCAGAGTGAAACTGTTGCTTGCTCCTACTTCATCGTCAGAAGGCATTTGCTTGCTACTGCGTAAATGCATCCTCGACTGGGGCATCCTTAACCCTGGTGGTGTAGCTCGTACCGATAACGGTTCTGACTACGTCTCGAATCGAGTTAGTACCGTAATGCAGATGCTGGATTTGGATCAGTCGAGGGCTAATCCGTTCTCTGGTTGGGAAAAGCCATATGTCGAGCGATTTTTCGGAACGCTAAGCCGAGCTCTATTTGAGTTACTGCCTGGTTACATCGGTCACAGTGTCTCTGACAGACAGCAGATTGAAGCAGCAAAAGCTTTTGCTCAGAGAATTGGTGAAGGCAAGAAGAAGCTACAAAAAGAAGCGTTAGAGTTGGCATTAACACCCGCTCAATTAGAAGAGGTCATGAACGATTGGCTAGAGCATCGATACAACCACACTGCGCACGAAGGGCTTAAAGGTGATACGCCATTTAACCGTTATGTATCTAGTGGCTACAAGCCAAGAAAACTTTCAGATCCACACAGCATCGATCTTCTACTCAACTTTGTTGGTGAAGCAACCGTAGTACGCGGTGGAGTGAAAGCACAATCAGTTAGGTACACAGCTCCAGAGCTAATGAATCCAGACTGGGATCGCAAAAAAGTACGCGTATTTTTGGACCCATCTGATGTTGGTTCCGCAACGCTTTACTCGTTGGAAGACATCGGTACTTACGTTGAAGCGGTTAACGATGAGTTGGTCGGTAAGAGCATTTCACCTGAAGCGTTCAGAGCCGCTCGTAAGAAGTTCAACAAAGAAATTAGCAACTTCCGAAAAAGTGCTAAGCGCCTGCAGAGTGAGTTCGGCATTGACACTCAATACGCTGAATCTCTGGCCGCTGATAAAGCCAAAAACAACCTGGCAGGTTTGGACCTACCAGCTCAAACGGTAGACAACCAAGTATTAGGCGCACTATCAAAAGCCAACAAAGCTAAGCAAAAAGACACCTCTCGAAGTGAAGATGAGCTGGAGCGCTTAGAGATAGCAAGACAGCACCTAATTCAACAAGAAGAACAGGTTCGAGAACAGAAAGGCATGGCAATCAGGAACATTCATGAGAAGGCGAAATACATTGCCAGTCAATCTCTTGAACGTGAGTTAACTGAAAAAGAGGAGGAATTCTTAACGAAGTATTTGAAGAACCCAGAGAACAAATTCAGCCGCAAGGCTATTGAAAATATTATGGCGCACCGCCGCCAAGCATGATGCGCCATATAAACACCGTCAGTAAAAGTTAAAACTTAAAAGTGCTATAAAGGAGTTTAGCAATGAAACCAGTAGTTGCACCAGTTAAAAACCTTCTTGCTACACAGATCGCATTAGAGATGTTGTTACAACGCTCATATGGCGTTCCTGGTATCGGTTTGCTGCATGGACCCAGCGGGCTAGGAAAGACCACAACAACAACCTACCTCTACAATCAGGTCAATGGCATTTATGTCAGTACCCGAGCGCATGATTCGACAAGCAGCTTGCTGCAACGAATTGTTGAAGAACTTGGCGCACAGCCAATGCATCGCATCAGCAAAAATGTGGATTTCATCATTGAGCAGATGAGTATGCACGAGCGCCCTTTGTTCATTGATGAAGCGGATTACTTGATGAATGACAAGCGTCTGCTCG belongs to Vibrio sp. STUT-A11 and includes:
- a CDS encoding GTP-binding protein, translated to MNFNRPLLSRVPTNIITGFLGVGKTSAIMHLMANKPSNERWAVLVNEFGEVGIDGSLLQGQKTDQDQVFIREVPGGCMCCAAGLPMQIALNQLLSEARPDRLLIEPTGLGHPKEVLQVLSTEYYRQILALQKNITLVDARKLSDSNYTDHETFNQQIAIADTVVGNKRDLYREGDEQKLIDYVATLGLSNTTVIFSEHGAIPFAEFEGETRMNEQKMPSILHREREKKSLVPELPMPESGILKATNQGEGFYSIGWRISAEKVFDHQKLRLLLLDLKVDRMKAVFITGSGIFGYNLTADGLAEFELDECSESRLELISSALDDQFEGRLLQCLEKTS
- a CDS encoding ATP-binding protein — translated: MKPVVAPVKNLLATQIALEMLLQRSYGVPGIGLLHGPSGLGKTTTTTYLYNQVNGIYVSTRAHDSTSSLLQRIVEELGAQPMHRISKNVDFIIEQMSMHERPLFIDEADYLMNDKRLLETIRDLYDGTEVPIILIGMDQIARRISSHKQFYNRISEWVEFKPADISDVRTMAESLLEHDIQVEDDLLEHLRMATGGELRRITIGLQKIESLAIANDLDLVTLDAWGDQPFHGMRA
- a CDS encoding helix-turn-helix transcriptional regulator, with the translated sequence MTKRIDDPIQPEGIGSVAVRLEQLIGEESLRQFAKRTEVTEGALRKILKGSIPNLETAFKIASACGVSIDWLATGKESSQDGKAADATPAKPSPINPVEVFEEEFCLVPGFHIQVSAGNGCDAFDQEPKRWLAFRKKYLKFKRLNPERCAVVFVRGDSMADTITDNDSLLVDRDSTTPIDGKIYVVRLGDELYAKRIQKSYDGSLTLISDNKDYAPIEVPKDKLDQLCIVGRVVQRATDI
- a CDS encoding DNA-binding protein, whose translation is MNKEWFTPTELAGLPGLPSTDRNVRTKAQKELWKSQKRTKGKGSEYHISSLPLETRSYLQKMMVSKLAKSDKATQEAVKDVALFEGGEKQSFASTRQARMKSAIALNSLPESQQNRANARARIVELRAMFLEPFKLANNLVAGEHEFVNAYNSGLLELDNWILREVSQVSFSTLRRWKKQLEQEGIARLAGKYESNKKSGLIEQQPEIQNYLIALITNKPHLAKRPNVMHRMLKEKSSAFPHWNIPSASSVCRWRDKWLAGNGAKFTNLTNPDAYNNKHRPLYGKMYPWISAPNDCWEFDSTPTDVQLNVDGKLVRHSIIAAIDVYSRRVKLLLAPTSSSEGICLLLRKCILDWGILNPGGVARTDNGSDYVSNRVSTVMQMLDLDQSRANPFSGWEKPYVERFFGTLSRALFELLPGYIGHSVSDRQQIEAAKAFAQRIGEGKKKLQKEALELALTPAQLEEVMNDWLEHRYNHTAHEGLKGDTPFNRYVSSGYKPRKLSDPHSIDLLLNFVGEATVVRGGVKAQSVRYTAPELMNPDWDRKKVRVFLDPSDVGSATLYSLEDIGTYVEAVNDELVGKSISPEAFRAARKKFNKEISNFRKSAKRLQSEFGIDTQYAESLAADKAKNNLAGLDLPAQTVDNQVLGALSKANKAKQKDTSRSEDELERLEIARQHLIQQEEQVREQKGMAIRNIHEKAKYIASQSLERELTEKEEEFLTKYLKNPENKFSRKAIENIMAHRRQA